Proteins found in one Gammaproteobacteria bacterium genomic segment:
- a CDS encoding low molecular weight phosphotyrosine protein phosphatase, translating into MSQKILMVCLGNICRSPLAEGILRHRLDAMGRDDVLVDSAGTSAYHVGEPPDPRSMAVAERHGIDIRGLRARQLTAEDGNQFDWILVMDDQNLASA; encoded by the coding sequence ATGAGCCAAAAGATCTTGATGGTTTGCCTTGGCAATATCTGCCGCTCACCATTGGCAGAAGGCATCCTTCGCCATCGCCTTGATGCCATGGGACGTGATGACGTACTTGTCGATTCAGCTGGTACGTCAGCTTACCATGTCGGTGAACCGCCGGATCCGAGGAGCATGGCCGTCGCTGAACGTCATGGCATCGACATTCGTGGACTTCGCGCACGGCAATTGACAGCAGAAGACGGCAATCAATTTGACTGGATTTTGGTCATGGATGATCAGAATCTTGCCTCAGCG
- a CDS encoding 3-deoxy-manno-octulosonate cytidylyltransferase gives MKFKVVIPARYASQRLPGKPLLAIAGRPMIHWVWEAAMKSGADEVVVATDDQRIMQAVQAFGGQALMTSPDHPSGTDRISEVIELMQWPDDTIVVNIQGDEPEMPTDNVFQVAELLYHATDAVMASLYVPIDAEEDWRNPNVVKVVCTQHQRALYFSRAPMPWHRDANGFGHSVPVAGRHIGLYAYRAGFVRQYVRLPQTPLEQLEKLEQLRVLEHGYAIAMAPCRKAPPAGVDTEADLHDVRQRLEK, from the coding sequence ATGAAATTCAAAGTTGTGATACCGGCGCGCTATGCCTCTCAACGTTTGCCTGGTAAGCCTCTGCTAGCCATTGCAGGACGCCCGATGATTCACTGGGTGTGGGAGGCGGCGATGAAATCCGGAGCCGATGAGGTGGTCGTCGCGACCGATGATCAACGTATTATGCAAGCCGTTCAAGCGTTTGGTGGACAGGCGCTCATGACCTCTCCGGATCACCCAAGCGGCACCGATCGCATTAGTGAAGTGATCGAACTAATGCAATGGCCGGATGACACCATTGTTGTCAATATTCAGGGCGACGAGCCGGAAATGCCAACGGATAATGTCTTTCAAGTGGCGGAGTTGTTATACCATGCGACCGATGCGGTCATGGCCAGCCTCTATGTCCCGATAGATGCGGAGGAGGATTGGCGAAATCCCAATGTCGTTAAAGTCGTGTGCACGCAACACCAACGGGCCTTGTATTTTTCGCGCGCCCCGATGCCCTGGCATCGTGATGCCAACGGGTTTGGTCATAGCGTACCGGTAGCCGGTCGTCATATCGGGCTCTATGCGTATCGAGCTGGCTTCGTTCGCCAATACGTCCGCCTTCCGCAAACACCGCTTGAGCAGCTGGAAAAATTGGAGCAGTTGCGGGTGTTGGAACATGGCTATGCCATCGCGATGGCGCCTTGCCGAAAAGCGCCGCCAGCGGGTGTGGATACGGAAGCCGATTTACACGATGTGCGTCAACGACTGGAAAAATAA